A DNA window from Betta splendens chromosome 6, fBetSpl5.4, whole genome shotgun sequence contains the following coding sequences:
- the LOC114857404 gene encoding genetic suppressor element 1-like isoform X1 — MPPGALAAVKRITSLLCMNHESNKSPSSGMISTATRTTATVSPLSPLTNGNAVAQSTNSGFAAALRKLAKQAEDPRGSALSGESSPVSSPPTSHSSPVTTPKRGSLGPLPGPTRGHGVPSTPPVVTIAPTKTSNGLWRSDGRQVEPGVQGLRERSGAENTQPQLDKRTPPVPSPRTLTHPFGLTSTSVMQDPRIQSLNLPGQMHPVVPSGAIPEEYLRALRPFATADDLRLTSLPLSLDPTAAHAAATAAYYHPAYLHYPLSLQRMEESLCLSALRSQFYSVPAGGAFPPLHPSALHLHLPGGRYPGELNHTALAERLQMENELRQREREQEREREKEREREARLEREREREEERERELDRQKERQRERQQQMVRAVESHYLAELQARRAPPEDRARPGERLTPNRLDKAKDSELPGFQAPKPLPLQPGLHSFRGSVPHPVPSLVPSHLGKHHASAGGIHGALAATVMPQRSSEEAWLARQRGQGQGRESPLELGLRSPGKGGESRRDSHRTNPVHHTSSSKDVHHSFGAPPPLISPKGPHHPPAPPTTLWNPVSLVDPPGDSHRKFNPSTPPSRPPPGLTRADRPPQSWGEKLEEGSRRRAEGSERYAPARAAGLAEPWSRPELERAAPHSLHHRHHVNSFAQKPCAPLSVPGTAADPGARRQASPPPPARERPSQAADSMLVYDEVLQQHRRLLSKLDLEEKRKREAREGGYYYDLDESYDESDEEEVKAHLRRVSEQPPLKLDTSSEKVDFLRLCGLTTAAHRDELLVQKRRKRRRMMRERSPSPAATRGKRKAPSPTPTAPLSTPYSAEQMDSAPELEEKKGFLHMFHLSHVSPQQRRNKRRTEELLKAIQRKTVTLDTLRYNALPPCKSPPAPSAGDSSSGPLLCQSNGHLYPDSPSPSPPYLHKPKHPPSDTFKPYVDAPLPRVPPPLAPHPEKADLMEVQPNRKLQNGVVAAPPQEKDPGPVQNGRNRPWERFTPEAFAQHFHQAVLQSTHGTLQSRGVSGVPEPGMKTGHSLPHNLSQPKSSNLSHAPQGAYVNGHRLSSSGAGQDPAAAPLQEGVSEEDEDASCQEEEDDEETEEAPRKWRGIEAVFEAYHEYVDEWSVERQVLHTQCKRLEAQNYNLTRTAEQLSLTMGELVSQRQKVREERERLQAQLEHFRRCLTLPTIHWGRGPVNGHTLR, encoded by the exons ATGCCGCCGGGCGCATTAGCAGCAGTCAAGCGGATCACGTcgcttttgt GTATGAACCATGAGTCCAATAAGTCCCCGTCATCAGGAATGATCTCCACGGCAACCCGCACCACGGCTACCGTCAGTCCCCTCAGCCCGCTGACCAATGGGAATGCAGTTGCTCAGTCTACAAACTCCGGATTCGCTGCTGCCCTGCGCAAACTGGCCAAACAGGCCGAGGATCCCAGAG gttctgCCCTCAGTGGTGAGTCGTCTCCAGTCTCCTCGCCGCCCACCAGCCACAGCTCCCCGGTCACCACCCCCAAGCGGGGCTCCTTAGGGCCCCTCCCGGGCCCGACCCGAGGCCACGGTGTGCCCAGCACCCCGCCGGTCGTCACCATTGCCCCCACCAAGACCAGCAACGGCCTGTGGAGGTCCGACGGGCGACAG GTGGAGCCAGGTGTTCAGGGACTCAGGGAGCGGTCCGGTGCTGAGAACACGCAGCCACAGCTGGATAAGAGGACGCCGCCGGTCCCCTCGCCTCGCACGCTGACTCACCCGTTTGGCCTCACTTCCACCTCCGTCATGCAAGACCCTAGAATACAGAGCCTTAA TTTACCGGGGCAGATGCACCCGGTGGTTCCCTCAGGTGCCATCCCAGAGGAGTACCTGAGAGCCCTCCGGCCCTTTGCCACAGCCGACGACCTCCGTTTGACCTCTCTGCCGCTAAGTCTGGATCCCACTGCTGCTCAcgctgctgccactgctgcttACTATCATCCTGCCTACCTGCACTACCCACTGTCCTTACAAAG GATGGAGGAGTCGCTATGTCTTTCTGCACTGCGGTCGCAGTTTTACTCGgtgcctgcagggggcgcctTCCCTCCGCTCCACCCTTCTGCCCTCCACTTGCACCTGCCCGGAGGCCGCTACCCTGGAGAGCTGAACCACACAGCGCTGGCTGAGAG GCTACAGATGGAGAACGAGCTCCGCCAGCGCGAGCGAGAGCAGGAGCGTGAAcgagagaaagaaagggagcGCGAGGCCAGGCTGGAGCGAgagcgggagagggaggaggagagggagagggagctggacagacagaaggagagacagagggagagacagcagcagatggtgaGAGCGGTGGAGAGCCACTAcctggctgagctgcaggctcGCAGGGCTCCACCGGAGGACAGGGCCAGGCCAGGGGAGAGGCTGACCCCAAACAGGCTGG ATAAAGCCAAGGATTCAGAGCTTCCTGGTTTCCAAGCACCTAAACCTCTGCCCTTGCAGCCTGGTCTTCACTCCTTCAGGGGCTCTGTCCCGCACCCGGTGCCAAGCCTGGTGCCGTCTCACCTGGGGAAGCACCATGCCTCTGCTGGGGGCATTCACGGAGCTCTGGCCGCCACCGTCATGCCTCAGAGGAGCAGCGAAGAGGCTTGGTTGGCGCGACAGCGTGGCCAAGGGCAGGGGAGAGAGAGTCCGCTGGAGCTGGGCCTCAGGTCGCCTGGGAAAGGCGGGGAGTCGAGGAGAGATAGTCACAG AACCAATCCAGTCCATCACACCTCCAGCAGCAAAGATGTACACCACTCATTCGGCGCTCCACCCCCCCTTATCTCCCCAAAAGGTCCCCATCATCCCCCGGCCCCCCCAACTACACTGTGGAACCCTGTTTCCCTTGTTGACCCACCTGGAGATTCTCATCGTAAATTTAATCCTTCTACGCCGCCGAGTCGGCCGCCTCCCGGGCTGACCCGCGCCGACAGACCTCCGCAGAGCTGgggggagaagctggaggagggcaGCCGGAGGAGGGCAGAGGGCTCGGAGCGGTACGCTCCGGCGAGGGCGGCCGGCTTAGCGGAGCCCTGGAGCAGGCCCGAGCTGGAGCGGGCCGCCCCCCACAGCCTTCACCACAGGCATCATGTCAACAGTTTTGCCCAGAAGCCCTGCGCGCCCCTGTCCGTTCCCGGCACCGCCGCTGATCCGGGGGCCCGGCGCCAAGCGTCGCCTCCGCCCCCAGCGAGGGAGCGGCCCAGTCAGGCCGCTGACAGTATGCTGGTGTACGACGaggtcctccagcagcaccgcCGGCTGCTCAGCAAGCTcgacctggaggagaagaggaagagggaggccagagagggag GTTATTATTATGACCTGGACGAGTCGTATGATGAGAGTGACGAGGAGGAGGTCAAAGCCCATTTGAGGAGAGTGAGCGAACAGCCCCCGCTCAAACTGGACACGTCCTCCGAG AAAGTCGATTTCCTGCGACTGTGCGGCCTGACCACGGCGGCGCACCGCGACGAGCTCCTGgtgcagaagaggaggaagaggaggaggatgatgcgAGAGCGCAGCCCGTCGCCCGCTGCCACGCGGGGCAAAAGAAAGGCGCCCTCGCCGACACCTACAGCTCCCCTAAGTACCCCGTACTCGGCCGAGCAGATGGACAGCGCCCccgagctggaggagaaaaaaggctTCCTCCATATGTTCCACCTCTCCCATGTCAGCCCACAGCAGAGAAGAA ATAAgcggaggacagaggagctgctgaaggccaTCCAGAGGAAGACTGTGACGCTAGACACGCTGAGATACAATGCTTTACCTCCATGTAAAagccctcctgctccctcagctg GCGACTCGTCCTCGGGGCCTCTGCTGTGTCAGTCAAACGGCCACCTGTACCCAGACTCCCCCAGCCCCTCGCCTCCTTACTTACACAAACCCAAGCACCCCCCCAGCGACACATTCAAACCCTACGTGGACGCCCCGTTGCCCCGCGTGCCTCCCCCCTTGGCCCCGCATCCCGAAAAAGCTGACCTCATGGAGGTTCAGCCCAACCGCAAGCTCCAGAATGGCGTCgtggcagctcctcctcaggaAAAGGATCCCGGCCCGGTTCAGAACGGGCGGAATCGGCCCTGGGAGAGGTTCACGCCCGAGGCCTTTGCTCAGCACTTCCACCAGGCAGTGCTGCAGTCCACACACGGCAccctgcagagcagag GGGTCTCAGGTGTCCCTGAGCCTGGCATGAAGACCGGCCACTCGCTGCCTCACAACCTCTCTCAGCCCAAAAGCTCAAACCTCAGCCACGCTCCTCAAGGCGCGTACGTAAACGGCCACCGCCTGAGTTCTTCTGGTGCCGGTCAGGacccggcggcggcgccgctgcaggaAGGTGTgtccgaggaggacgaggacgcgtcctgtcaggaggaggaggatgacgaggagacagaggaagctCCCAGGAAGTGGAGGGGGATCGAAGCCGTGTTTGAGGCTTACCACGAGTATGTGGACG aGTGGAGTGTAGAGAGGCAGGTTCTTCACACTCAGTGTAAAAGACTTGAAGCACAGAACTATAATCTAACCAGAACTGCAGAGCAGCTCTCTCTCACCATGGGG GAGCTGGTGAGTCAGCGGCAgaaagtgagggaggagagggagcggctGCAGGCCCAGCTCGAGCACTTCAGGAGGTGTCTGACACTACCCACCATTCACTGGGGCCGGGGGCCGGTCAACGGGCACACGCTCAGGTGA
- the LOC114857404 gene encoding genetic suppressor element 1-like isoform X3, translating into MKQGMNHESNKSPSSGMISTATRTTATVSPLSPLTNGNAVAQSTNSGFAAALRKLAKQAEDPRGSALSGESSPVSSPPTSHSSPVTTPKRGSLGPLPGPTRGHGVPSTPPVVTIAPTKTSNGLWRSDGRQVEPGVQGLRERSGAENTQPQLDKRTPPVPSPRTLTHPFGLTSTSVMQDPRIQSLNLPGQMHPVVPSGAIPEEYLRALRPFATADDLRLTSLPLSLDPTAAHAAATAAYYHPAYLHYPLSLQRMEESLCLSALRSQFYSVPAGGAFPPLHPSALHLHLPGGRYPGELNHTALAERLQMENELRQREREQEREREKEREREARLEREREREEERERELDRQKERQRERQQQMVRAVESHYLAELQARRAPPEDRARPGERLTPNRLDKAKDSELPGFQAPKPLPLQPGLHSFRGSVPHPVPSLVPSHLGKHHASAGGIHGALAATVMPQRSSEEAWLARQRGQGQGRESPLELGLRSPGKGGESRRDSHRTNPVHHTSSSKDVHHSFGAPPPLISPKGPHHPPAPPTTLWNPVSLVDPPGDSHRKFNPSTPPSRPPPGLTRADRPPQSWGEKLEEGSRRRAEGSERYAPARAAGLAEPWSRPELERAAPHSLHHRHHVNSFAQKPCAPLSVPGTAADPGARRQASPPPPARERPSQAADSMLVYDEVLQQHRRLLSKLDLEEKRKREAREGGYYYDLDESYDESDEEEVKAHLRRVSEQPPLKLDTSSEKVDFLRLCGLTTAAHRDELLVQKRRKRRRMMRERSPSPAATRGKRKAPSPTPTAPLSTPYSAEQMDSAPELEEKKGFLHMFHLSHVSPQQRRNKRRTEELLKAIQRKTVTLDTLRYNALPPCKSPPAPSAGDSSSGPLLCQSNGHLYPDSPSPSPPYLHKPKHPPSDTFKPYVDAPLPRVPPPLAPHPEKADLMEVQPNRKLQNGVVAAPPQEKDPGPVQNGRNRPWERFTPEAFAQHFHQAVLQSTHGTLQSRGVSGVPEPGMKTGHSLPHNLSQPKSSNLSHAPQGAYVNGHRLSSSGAGQDPAAAPLQEGVSEEDEDASCQEEEDDEETEEAPRKWRGIEAVFEAYHEYVDEWSVERQVLHTQCKRLEAQNYNLTRTAEQLSLTMGELVSQRQKVREERERLQAQLEHFRRCLTLPTIHWGRGPVNGHTLR; encoded by the exons ATGAAACAGG GTATGAACCATGAGTCCAATAAGTCCCCGTCATCAGGAATGATCTCCACGGCAACCCGCACCACGGCTACCGTCAGTCCCCTCAGCCCGCTGACCAATGGGAATGCAGTTGCTCAGTCTACAAACTCCGGATTCGCTGCTGCCCTGCGCAAACTGGCCAAACAGGCCGAGGATCCCAGAG gttctgCCCTCAGTGGTGAGTCGTCTCCAGTCTCCTCGCCGCCCACCAGCCACAGCTCCCCGGTCACCACCCCCAAGCGGGGCTCCTTAGGGCCCCTCCCGGGCCCGACCCGAGGCCACGGTGTGCCCAGCACCCCGCCGGTCGTCACCATTGCCCCCACCAAGACCAGCAACGGCCTGTGGAGGTCCGACGGGCGACAG GTGGAGCCAGGTGTTCAGGGACTCAGGGAGCGGTCCGGTGCTGAGAACACGCAGCCACAGCTGGATAAGAGGACGCCGCCGGTCCCCTCGCCTCGCACGCTGACTCACCCGTTTGGCCTCACTTCCACCTCCGTCATGCAAGACCCTAGAATACAGAGCCTTAA TTTACCGGGGCAGATGCACCCGGTGGTTCCCTCAGGTGCCATCCCAGAGGAGTACCTGAGAGCCCTCCGGCCCTTTGCCACAGCCGACGACCTCCGTTTGACCTCTCTGCCGCTAAGTCTGGATCCCACTGCTGCTCAcgctgctgccactgctgcttACTATCATCCTGCCTACCTGCACTACCCACTGTCCTTACAAAG GATGGAGGAGTCGCTATGTCTTTCTGCACTGCGGTCGCAGTTTTACTCGgtgcctgcagggggcgcctTCCCTCCGCTCCACCCTTCTGCCCTCCACTTGCACCTGCCCGGAGGCCGCTACCCTGGAGAGCTGAACCACACAGCGCTGGCTGAGAG GCTACAGATGGAGAACGAGCTCCGCCAGCGCGAGCGAGAGCAGGAGCGTGAAcgagagaaagaaagggagcGCGAGGCCAGGCTGGAGCGAgagcgggagagggaggaggagagggagagggagctggacagacagaaggagagacagagggagagacagcagcagatggtgaGAGCGGTGGAGAGCCACTAcctggctgagctgcaggctcGCAGGGCTCCACCGGAGGACAGGGCCAGGCCAGGGGAGAGGCTGACCCCAAACAGGCTGG ATAAAGCCAAGGATTCAGAGCTTCCTGGTTTCCAAGCACCTAAACCTCTGCCCTTGCAGCCTGGTCTTCACTCCTTCAGGGGCTCTGTCCCGCACCCGGTGCCAAGCCTGGTGCCGTCTCACCTGGGGAAGCACCATGCCTCTGCTGGGGGCATTCACGGAGCTCTGGCCGCCACCGTCATGCCTCAGAGGAGCAGCGAAGAGGCTTGGTTGGCGCGACAGCGTGGCCAAGGGCAGGGGAGAGAGAGTCCGCTGGAGCTGGGCCTCAGGTCGCCTGGGAAAGGCGGGGAGTCGAGGAGAGATAGTCACAG AACCAATCCAGTCCATCACACCTCCAGCAGCAAAGATGTACACCACTCATTCGGCGCTCCACCCCCCCTTATCTCCCCAAAAGGTCCCCATCATCCCCCGGCCCCCCCAACTACACTGTGGAACCCTGTTTCCCTTGTTGACCCACCTGGAGATTCTCATCGTAAATTTAATCCTTCTACGCCGCCGAGTCGGCCGCCTCCCGGGCTGACCCGCGCCGACAGACCTCCGCAGAGCTGgggggagaagctggaggagggcaGCCGGAGGAGGGCAGAGGGCTCGGAGCGGTACGCTCCGGCGAGGGCGGCCGGCTTAGCGGAGCCCTGGAGCAGGCCCGAGCTGGAGCGGGCCGCCCCCCACAGCCTTCACCACAGGCATCATGTCAACAGTTTTGCCCAGAAGCCCTGCGCGCCCCTGTCCGTTCCCGGCACCGCCGCTGATCCGGGGGCCCGGCGCCAAGCGTCGCCTCCGCCCCCAGCGAGGGAGCGGCCCAGTCAGGCCGCTGACAGTATGCTGGTGTACGACGaggtcctccagcagcaccgcCGGCTGCTCAGCAAGCTcgacctggaggagaagaggaagagggaggccagagagggag GTTATTATTATGACCTGGACGAGTCGTATGATGAGAGTGACGAGGAGGAGGTCAAAGCCCATTTGAGGAGAGTGAGCGAACAGCCCCCGCTCAAACTGGACACGTCCTCCGAG AAAGTCGATTTCCTGCGACTGTGCGGCCTGACCACGGCGGCGCACCGCGACGAGCTCCTGgtgcagaagaggaggaagaggaggaggatgatgcgAGAGCGCAGCCCGTCGCCCGCTGCCACGCGGGGCAAAAGAAAGGCGCCCTCGCCGACACCTACAGCTCCCCTAAGTACCCCGTACTCGGCCGAGCAGATGGACAGCGCCCccgagctggaggagaaaaaaggctTCCTCCATATGTTCCACCTCTCCCATGTCAGCCCACAGCAGAGAAGAA ATAAgcggaggacagaggagctgctgaaggccaTCCAGAGGAAGACTGTGACGCTAGACACGCTGAGATACAATGCTTTACCTCCATGTAAAagccctcctgctccctcagctg GCGACTCGTCCTCGGGGCCTCTGCTGTGTCAGTCAAACGGCCACCTGTACCCAGACTCCCCCAGCCCCTCGCCTCCTTACTTACACAAACCCAAGCACCCCCCCAGCGACACATTCAAACCCTACGTGGACGCCCCGTTGCCCCGCGTGCCTCCCCCCTTGGCCCCGCATCCCGAAAAAGCTGACCTCATGGAGGTTCAGCCCAACCGCAAGCTCCAGAATGGCGTCgtggcagctcctcctcaggaAAAGGATCCCGGCCCGGTTCAGAACGGGCGGAATCGGCCCTGGGAGAGGTTCACGCCCGAGGCCTTTGCTCAGCACTTCCACCAGGCAGTGCTGCAGTCCACACACGGCAccctgcagagcagag GGGTCTCAGGTGTCCCTGAGCCTGGCATGAAGACCGGCCACTCGCTGCCTCACAACCTCTCTCAGCCCAAAAGCTCAAACCTCAGCCACGCTCCTCAAGGCGCGTACGTAAACGGCCACCGCCTGAGTTCTTCTGGTGCCGGTCAGGacccggcggcggcgccgctgcaggaAGGTGTgtccgaggaggacgaggacgcgtcctgtcaggaggaggaggatgacgaggagacagaggaagctCCCAGGAAGTGGAGGGGGATCGAAGCCGTGTTTGAGGCTTACCACGAGTATGTGGACG aGTGGAGTGTAGAGAGGCAGGTTCTTCACACTCAGTGTAAAAGACTTGAAGCACAGAACTATAATCTAACCAGAACTGCAGAGCAGCTCTCTCTCACCATGGGG GAGCTGGTGAGTCAGCGGCAgaaagtgagggaggagagggagcggctGCAGGCCCAGCTCGAGCACTTCAGGAGGTGTCTGACACTACCCACCATTCACTGGGGCCGGGGGCCGGTCAACGGGCACACGCTCAGGTGA
- the LOC114857404 gene encoding genetic suppressor element 1-like isoform X2 — translation MFGLKPPHFYLAGMNHESNKSPSSGMISTATRTTATVSPLSPLTNGNAVAQSTNSGFAAALRKLAKQAEDPRGSALSGESSPVSSPPTSHSSPVTTPKRGSLGPLPGPTRGHGVPSTPPVVTIAPTKTSNGLWRSDGRQVEPGVQGLRERSGAENTQPQLDKRTPPVPSPRTLTHPFGLTSTSVMQDPRIQSLNLPGQMHPVVPSGAIPEEYLRALRPFATADDLRLTSLPLSLDPTAAHAAATAAYYHPAYLHYPLSLQRMEESLCLSALRSQFYSVPAGGAFPPLHPSALHLHLPGGRYPGELNHTALAERLQMENELRQREREQEREREKEREREARLEREREREEERERELDRQKERQRERQQQMVRAVESHYLAELQARRAPPEDRARPGERLTPNRLDKAKDSELPGFQAPKPLPLQPGLHSFRGSVPHPVPSLVPSHLGKHHASAGGIHGALAATVMPQRSSEEAWLARQRGQGQGRESPLELGLRSPGKGGESRRDSHRTNPVHHTSSSKDVHHSFGAPPPLISPKGPHHPPAPPTTLWNPVSLVDPPGDSHRKFNPSTPPSRPPPGLTRADRPPQSWGEKLEEGSRRRAEGSERYAPARAAGLAEPWSRPELERAAPHSLHHRHHVNSFAQKPCAPLSVPGTAADPGARRQASPPPPARERPSQAADSMLVYDEVLQQHRRLLSKLDLEEKRKREAREGGYYYDLDESYDESDEEEVKAHLRRVSEQPPLKLDTSSEKVDFLRLCGLTTAAHRDELLVQKRRKRRRMMRERSPSPAATRGKRKAPSPTPTAPLSTPYSAEQMDSAPELEEKKGFLHMFHLSHVSPQQRRNKRRTEELLKAIQRKTVTLDTLRYNALPPCKSPPAPSAGDSSSGPLLCQSNGHLYPDSPSPSPPYLHKPKHPPSDTFKPYVDAPLPRVPPPLAPHPEKADLMEVQPNRKLQNGVVAAPPQEKDPGPVQNGRNRPWERFTPEAFAQHFHQAVLQSTHGTLQSRGVSGVPEPGMKTGHSLPHNLSQPKSSNLSHAPQGAYVNGHRLSSSGAGQDPAAAPLQEGVSEEDEDASCQEEEDDEETEEAPRKWRGIEAVFEAYHEYVDEWSVERQVLHTQCKRLEAQNYNLTRTAEQLSLTMGELVSQRQKVREERERLQAQLEHFRRCLTLPTIHWGRGPVNGHTLR, via the exons GTATGAACCATGAGTCCAATAAGTCCCCGTCATCAGGAATGATCTCCACGGCAACCCGCACCACGGCTACCGTCAGTCCCCTCAGCCCGCTGACCAATGGGAATGCAGTTGCTCAGTCTACAAACTCCGGATTCGCTGCTGCCCTGCGCAAACTGGCCAAACAGGCCGAGGATCCCAGAG gttctgCCCTCAGTGGTGAGTCGTCTCCAGTCTCCTCGCCGCCCACCAGCCACAGCTCCCCGGTCACCACCCCCAAGCGGGGCTCCTTAGGGCCCCTCCCGGGCCCGACCCGAGGCCACGGTGTGCCCAGCACCCCGCCGGTCGTCACCATTGCCCCCACCAAGACCAGCAACGGCCTGTGGAGGTCCGACGGGCGACAG GTGGAGCCAGGTGTTCAGGGACTCAGGGAGCGGTCCGGTGCTGAGAACACGCAGCCACAGCTGGATAAGAGGACGCCGCCGGTCCCCTCGCCTCGCACGCTGACTCACCCGTTTGGCCTCACTTCCACCTCCGTCATGCAAGACCCTAGAATACAGAGCCTTAA TTTACCGGGGCAGATGCACCCGGTGGTTCCCTCAGGTGCCATCCCAGAGGAGTACCTGAGAGCCCTCCGGCCCTTTGCCACAGCCGACGACCTCCGTTTGACCTCTCTGCCGCTAAGTCTGGATCCCACTGCTGCTCAcgctgctgccactgctgcttACTATCATCCTGCCTACCTGCACTACCCACTGTCCTTACAAAG GATGGAGGAGTCGCTATGTCTTTCTGCACTGCGGTCGCAGTTTTACTCGgtgcctgcagggggcgcctTCCCTCCGCTCCACCCTTCTGCCCTCCACTTGCACCTGCCCGGAGGCCGCTACCCTGGAGAGCTGAACCACACAGCGCTGGCTGAGAG GCTACAGATGGAGAACGAGCTCCGCCAGCGCGAGCGAGAGCAGGAGCGTGAAcgagagaaagaaagggagcGCGAGGCCAGGCTGGAGCGAgagcgggagagggaggaggagagggagagggagctggacagacagaaggagagacagagggagagacagcagcagatggtgaGAGCGGTGGAGAGCCACTAcctggctgagctgcaggctcGCAGGGCTCCACCGGAGGACAGGGCCAGGCCAGGGGAGAGGCTGACCCCAAACAGGCTGG ATAAAGCCAAGGATTCAGAGCTTCCTGGTTTCCAAGCACCTAAACCTCTGCCCTTGCAGCCTGGTCTTCACTCCTTCAGGGGCTCTGTCCCGCACCCGGTGCCAAGCCTGGTGCCGTCTCACCTGGGGAAGCACCATGCCTCTGCTGGGGGCATTCACGGAGCTCTGGCCGCCACCGTCATGCCTCAGAGGAGCAGCGAAGAGGCTTGGTTGGCGCGACAGCGTGGCCAAGGGCAGGGGAGAGAGAGTCCGCTGGAGCTGGGCCTCAGGTCGCCTGGGAAAGGCGGGGAGTCGAGGAGAGATAGTCACAG AACCAATCCAGTCCATCACACCTCCAGCAGCAAAGATGTACACCACTCATTCGGCGCTCCACCCCCCCTTATCTCCCCAAAAGGTCCCCATCATCCCCCGGCCCCCCCAACTACACTGTGGAACCCTGTTTCCCTTGTTGACCCACCTGGAGATTCTCATCGTAAATTTAATCCTTCTACGCCGCCGAGTCGGCCGCCTCCCGGGCTGACCCGCGCCGACAGACCTCCGCAGAGCTGgggggagaagctggaggagggcaGCCGGAGGAGGGCAGAGGGCTCGGAGCGGTACGCTCCGGCGAGGGCGGCCGGCTTAGCGGAGCCCTGGAGCAGGCCCGAGCTGGAGCGGGCCGCCCCCCACAGCCTTCACCACAGGCATCATGTCAACAGTTTTGCCCAGAAGCCCTGCGCGCCCCTGTCCGTTCCCGGCACCGCCGCTGATCCGGGGGCCCGGCGCCAAGCGTCGCCTCCGCCCCCAGCGAGGGAGCGGCCCAGTCAGGCCGCTGACAGTATGCTGGTGTACGACGaggtcctccagcagcaccgcCGGCTGCTCAGCAAGCTcgacctggaggagaagaggaagagggaggccagagagggag GTTATTATTATGACCTGGACGAGTCGTATGATGAGAGTGACGAGGAGGAGGTCAAAGCCCATTTGAGGAGAGTGAGCGAACAGCCCCCGCTCAAACTGGACACGTCCTCCGAG AAAGTCGATTTCCTGCGACTGTGCGGCCTGACCACGGCGGCGCACCGCGACGAGCTCCTGgtgcagaagaggaggaagaggaggaggatgatgcgAGAGCGCAGCCCGTCGCCCGCTGCCACGCGGGGCAAAAGAAAGGCGCCCTCGCCGACACCTACAGCTCCCCTAAGTACCCCGTACTCGGCCGAGCAGATGGACAGCGCCCccgagctggaggagaaaaaaggctTCCTCCATATGTTCCACCTCTCCCATGTCAGCCCACAGCAGAGAAGAA ATAAgcggaggacagaggagctgctgaaggccaTCCAGAGGAAGACTGTGACGCTAGACACGCTGAGATACAATGCTTTACCTCCATGTAAAagccctcctgctccctcagctg GCGACTCGTCCTCGGGGCCTCTGCTGTGTCAGTCAAACGGCCACCTGTACCCAGACTCCCCCAGCCCCTCGCCTCCTTACTTACACAAACCCAAGCACCCCCCCAGCGACACATTCAAACCCTACGTGGACGCCCCGTTGCCCCGCGTGCCTCCCCCCTTGGCCCCGCATCCCGAAAAAGCTGACCTCATGGAGGTTCAGCCCAACCGCAAGCTCCAGAATGGCGTCgtggcagctcctcctcaggaAAAGGATCCCGGCCCGGTTCAGAACGGGCGGAATCGGCCCTGGGAGAGGTTCACGCCCGAGGCCTTTGCTCAGCACTTCCACCAGGCAGTGCTGCAGTCCACACACGGCAccctgcagagcagag GGGTCTCAGGTGTCCCTGAGCCTGGCATGAAGACCGGCCACTCGCTGCCTCACAACCTCTCTCAGCCCAAAAGCTCAAACCTCAGCCACGCTCCTCAAGGCGCGTACGTAAACGGCCACCGCCTGAGTTCTTCTGGTGCCGGTCAGGacccggcggcggcgccgctgcaggaAGGTGTgtccgaggaggacgaggacgcgtcctgtcaggaggaggaggatgacgaggagacagaggaagctCCCAGGAAGTGGAGGGGGATCGAAGCCGTGTTTGAGGCTTACCACGAGTATGTGGACG aGTGGAGTGTAGAGAGGCAGGTTCTTCACACTCAGTGTAAAAGACTTGAAGCACAGAACTATAATCTAACCAGAACTGCAGAGCAGCTCTCTCTCACCATGGGG GAGCTGGTGAGTCAGCGGCAgaaagtgagggaggagagggagcggctGCAGGCCCAGCTCGAGCACTTCAGGAGGTGTCTGACACTACCCACCATTCACTGGGGCCGGGGGCCGGTCAACGGGCACACGCTCAGGTGA